The Streptomyces sp. HSG2 genome has a segment encoding these proteins:
- a CDS encoding DUF397 domain-containing protein, translating into MTEAPPWRKSSYSDGGNGNTCVEVAEVAPTRMAIRDTKTPDRGVLSVTATAFTAFVGHVKASHRARRGVRWSAAPSPAADTTVRGRPPVPEAGDRDVPHPASTTGPAV; encoded by the coding sequence ATGACCGAGGCCCCGCCCTGGCGGAAGTCGTCCTACTCGGACGGCGGGAACGGCAACACCTGCGTCGAGGTGGCGGAGGTGGCGCCCACCCGTATGGCCATCCGCGACACCAAGACCCCCGATCGGGGCGTCCTGTCCGTCACCGCCACCGCCTTCACCGCGTTCGTCGGTCACGTCAAGGCATCGCACCGCGCGCGGCGAGGCGTCCGGTGGAGCGCGGCACCGAGCCCCGCGGCGGACACCACCGTCAGGGGTCGGCCTCCCGTGCCGGAGGCCGGGGACCGGGACGTGCCCCACCCGGCTTCGACGACCGGGCCGGCGGTCTGA
- a CDS encoding GDSL-type esterase/lipase family protein: protein MPGTTSPRWTFSFSDKLMERLVASRSPRGMVNASLSGNSLLYDSPCYGPRGTSRFERELRDRTAIGTVFIHLGANDIAMAAEGDTCLKNHRPVTVEQLITGHRELIRVAHAHGVKAIGVTILPVLGAVFPFTDDAGDQVRQRLNHWIRTSGEYDEVVDAERAMSDPSTPNRSRPGYLSEDGLHPSDAGYLASSSEVDLSIL from the coding sequence ATGCCTGGTACTACCTCACCGCGCTGGACGTTCTCGTTCTCCGACAAGCTCATGGAGCGCCTGGTGGCCTCCCGCAGTCCGCGGGGGATGGTCAACGCGAGCCTCTCCGGAAACAGCCTGCTGTACGACTCCCCCTGCTACGGCCCGAGAGGCACGTCCCGCTTCGAACGGGAGCTGCGCGACCGCACTGCCATCGGCACCGTCTTCATCCACCTCGGCGCCAACGACATCGCCATGGCAGCTGAGGGCGACACGTGCCTGAAGAACCACCGGCCCGTGACGGTCGAACAGCTCATCACCGGCCACCGCGAGCTCATCAGGGTTGCCCACGCCCACGGCGTCAAAGCCATCGGCGTCACCATCCTGCCCGTCCTGGGAGCGGTGTTCCCCTTCACCGACGACGCCGGTGACCAGGTCCGTCAGCGGCTGAACCACTGGATCCGCACGAGTGGCGAGTACGACGAAGTGGTGGACGCCGAACGGGCGATGTCCGATCCGAGCACCCCCAACCGCTCCCGTCCCGGCTACCTCTCTGAGGACGGTCTCCATCCGAGCGACGCTGGCTACCTGGCGAGCTCTTCGGAGGTCGACCTGAGCATCCTCTGA
- a CDS encoding IS1380 family transposase yields the protein MKVSHRPAELFAAFDDPDLIAHAGLVPTFRLAERCGLPALVAEKVHLTTAKNGAGTAADAKAMSIVGGMVAGADSIDDLDILRHGGLPRLFGGVRAPSTLGSFLRAFTWGHVRQLESAARAFTCRLAAHTGLIPKRDEVVFVDIDSKVKQVYGPAKQGASFGYTKQRGLHFQIVTVKTSTCAPVIVATRLRKGSAGSGKGAASLLREALATVRAMGITAQVVVRADSAYFSHKVVDVCRKAGAAFSLAVAVKKTIREAIAGIPEDAWTPIKYASAVWDAEEERWISDAEITEIPFTAFTSKKKAFHTTARLIVRRVKRLNPTGVPAGQAELFGVWRHHVIFTDSPFVLAQAEPMHREHAVIEQVFADLEDSALAHLPSGKFTANAAWLTLAATAYNLTRASGHLASAFHAKARTGTIRRHLINIPARIATGARRLTLHLPERWRWCDDFTDLWTATGQRMLT from the coding sequence GTGAAAGTCTCCCACAGGCCCGCGGAGCTCTTCGCCGCGTTCGACGACCCTGACCTGATCGCGCACGCCGGGCTGGTCCCGACGTTCCGGCTGGCCGAGCGGTGCGGTCTGCCCGCTCTGGTGGCCGAGAAGGTCCACCTGACCACTGCGAAGAACGGGGCCGGTACGGCCGCCGACGCGAAAGCGATGTCGATCGTGGGCGGCATGGTCGCCGGGGCGGACAGCATCGACGACCTGGACATACTGCGTCACGGCGGGCTGCCGCGCCTGTTCGGCGGGGTGCGGGCGCCCTCCACGCTGGGCAGTTTCCTGCGTGCCTTCACCTGGGGGCATGTGCGCCAACTGGAGTCCGCTGCACGGGCGTTCACCTGCCGCCTGGCCGCGCACACCGGCCTCATCCCGAAGCGGGACGAGGTGGTGTTCGTGGACATCGACTCCAAGGTCAAGCAGGTCTACGGCCCTGCCAAGCAGGGCGCCTCCTTCGGCTACACCAAGCAGCGCGGGCTGCACTTCCAGATCGTCACCGTGAAGACGTCCACCTGCGCCCCCGTGATCGTGGCCACCAGGCTGCGCAAGGGTTCGGCAGGCTCCGGCAAGGGCGCGGCGAGTCTGCTGCGCGAGGCACTGGCCACGGTCCGGGCCATGGGCATCACCGCCCAAGTCGTCGTCCGCGCGGACTCGGCGTACTTCTCCCACAAGGTCGTCGATGTGTGCCGCAAGGCCGGCGCCGCGTTCTCTCTGGCCGTCGCGGTCAAGAAGACCATCCGCGAGGCCATCGCGGGCATCCCCGAGGACGCTTGGACGCCGATCAAGTACGCCAGCGCCGTCTGGGACGCCGAGGAGGAACGCTGGATCTCCGACGCCGAGATCACCGAGATCCCCTTCACCGCGTTCACCAGCAAGAAGAAGGCGTTCCACACCACCGCACGGCTCATCGTGCGCCGCGTGAAGCGGCTGAACCCCACCGGCGTGCCCGCCGGCCAGGCCGAACTGTTCGGGGTCTGGCGCCACCATGTGATCTTCACCGACAGCCCCTTCGTCCTCGCTCAGGCCGAGCCGATGCACCGCGAACACGCCGTCATCGAGCAGGTCTTCGCCGACCTGGAAGACTCCGCCCTCGCCCACCTGCCCTCGGGGAAGTTCACCGCGAACGCCGCCTGGTTGACCCTGGCCGCCACCGCCTACAACCTCACCCGTGCGAGCGGCCACCTCGCCTCCGCCTTCCACGCCAAGGCGAGGACCGGCACCATCCGCCGCCACCTCATCAACATCCCCGCCCGGATCGCCACCGGAGCCCGCCGCCTCACCCTCCACCTGCCCGAACGCTGGCGCTGGTGTGACGACTTCACCGACCTGTGGACCGCCACCGGCCAGCGCATGCTCACCTGA
- a CDS encoding IS3 family transposase, producing the protein MDEHRDRFGGVEPICRTLTEHDCKIAPSTYYACKKRLETPSARSVRDEVLKERIQEVYTSNYRVYGARKIWRELNRQGHAVARCTVERLMRELGIQGAVRGKRVITTIPGGQAERAPDLVDRDFVADAPNRCWVADFTHVKTWAGVVYVAFVVDTFSRRIVGWSAATVKETVFVLDALEMAVWQRDRDQQPVRPGELIHHSDAGSQYTSFRLAEHPGFDVIRQSGEANLGPDLGGHACVRLEGVSLGGGVLAGQRGVG; encoded by the coding sequence ATCGACGAGCACCGGGACCGCTTCGGCGGGGTCGAGCCGATCTGCAGAACGCTCACCGAGCATGACTGCAAGATCGCCCCTTCCACGTACTACGCCTGCAAGAAACGCCTCGAAACTCCTTCGGCCCGTTCCGTGCGCGACGAGGTTCTCAAGGAGCGGATCCAGGAGGTCTACACGTCCAACTACCGCGTCTACGGCGCGAGGAAGATCTGGCGCGAGCTGAACCGGCAGGGGCATGCCGTGGCCCGCTGCACCGTCGAGCGCCTGATGCGCGAGCTCGGTATCCAGGGCGCGGTGCGCGGCAAGCGCGTCATCACCACGATCCCCGGCGGCCAGGCCGAGCGGGCCCCCGATCTGGTCGACCGCGACTTCGTCGCCGACGCCCCGAACCGGTGCTGGGTCGCGGACTTCACCCACGTGAAGACCTGGGCCGGTGTCGTCTACGTCGCGTTCGTCGTGGACACCTTCTCCCGTCGGATCGTCGGCTGGTCCGCCGCGACCGTGAAGGAGACGGTCTTCGTGCTGGACGCCCTGGAGATGGCGGTCTGGCAACGCGACCGCGACCAACAGCCCGTCCGGCCCGGAGAGTTGATCCATCATTCCGACGCCGGGTCGCAATACACGAGTTTCCGGCTCGCCGAACATCCCGGGTTCGACGTAATTCGGCAGTCTGGAGAGGCGAATCTGGGGCCTGACCTGGGTGGACATGCGTGTGTCCGCCTGGAGGGCGTGTCTCTAGGCGGTGGTGTTCTCGCTGGTCAGCGAGGTGTGGGCTGA
- a CDS encoding HAD-IA family hydrolase has product MTTSKISSRPFDAVLCDLDNVIRFYDTTELASLERSAGLAEGSTESVAYAPEIDLPLLRGEITKEQWVESIAVGLAGQVPETQARELGTALAKAPFWADDIVVAMLRQVRMHVPLVLVTNATVELEDDLASLGLADFADHVISSARVGVAKPDRKIYEIAASQVGVAMNRCLFVDDRFENVEAAVGLGMTGLHYREPADLREPLGVLLGG; this is encoded by the coding sequence GTGACGACTTCCAAGATCTCCAGTAGGCCCTTCGACGCGGTGCTGTGCGACCTCGACAACGTGATCCGCTTCTATGACACGACGGAGCTGGCAAGCCTCGAACGTAGTGCGGGGCTTGCGGAAGGGTCGACCGAGAGCGTGGCATACGCGCCGGAGATAGACCTTCCACTGCTTCGCGGTGAGATCACCAAGGAGCAGTGGGTGGAGTCCATCGCGGTCGGCCTCGCAGGGCAGGTGCCGGAGACCCAGGCGCGTGAGCTGGGGACAGCGCTCGCCAAAGCGCCCTTCTGGGCGGACGACATTGTGGTCGCCATGCTTCGGCAGGTGCGGATGCACGTGCCCTTGGTGCTGGTGACCAATGCGACCGTGGAGCTGGAGGACGACTTGGCGTCGCTGGGTCTGGCGGATTTCGCTGACCACGTCATCAGCAGTGCCCGGGTGGGGGTGGCCAAGCCGGACCGGAAGATCTATGAGATCGCGGCCAGTCAGGTGGGCGTTGCCATGAATCGGTGCCTCTTTGTGGATGACCGGTTTGAGAATGTCGAAGCCGCAGTCGGGCTCGGGATGACCGGTCTGCACTATCGCGAACCTGCCGATCTGCGTGAGCCATTGGGCGTATTGCTGGGCGGCTGA
- a CDS encoding IS1634 family transposase, which yields MYVRTTKRENKSGTVRYLHLAHNEWDPVKGRAVPKVLFTFGREDDLDREAVRRLVMSLSKLLEPGDALAATAASDLEFVSSVPFGGAYVLDQLWRRLRIDQIVGRVGQPKRGRRRYMTATERVLFALVANRALAPSSKLAAAEWITNDVHIDGLAETGEQPCYRAMDWLHEVQDDLEKQVFDEVANLLNLEVDLLFFDTTSTYFELEEPDEPLARNDAGRRLDADDVDDNEARQAGFRTYGKSKDSRDDLPQIVIGMAVTRDGIPVRCWCWPGNTSDQTLIRQVKDEMRDWTLSKIVWVADRGFSSAANRRYLRKGDHAYIIGEKLRSGSPEVQAALFRQGRYQDVGENMRVKEVRISDTDRFVICHNPEAAERDRHMREQLVAQLAGLIADTDKLSDFKRGELRGKIADKPGLNRYLRATPAGKLRVDQAKIKAEENLDGKYLLRCSDPHLSAEDIALGYKQLLEVERGWRDMKQIIDLRPVYHRLEERIRAHVILCWLALLLIRITETTTGKTWPHIRRELDRLHLGTFTGRTGTFQQVTTLTKPQRDLLAKLDIPAPKQVVSLQPTPR from the coding sequence ATGTACGTGAGGACGACGAAGCGGGAGAACAAGTCCGGCACGGTCCGGTACCTGCATCTGGCCCACAACGAGTGGGATCCGGTGAAGGGGCGGGCGGTGCCGAAGGTGCTGTTCACCTTCGGCCGCGAGGACGACCTGGACCGCGAGGCGGTCAGGCGTCTGGTCATGTCTCTATCGAAGCTGCTGGAGCCGGGCGACGCGCTGGCCGCAACCGCGGCGTCGGACCTGGAGTTCGTCTCCTCGGTGCCGTTCGGCGGCGCCTATGTGCTCGACCAGCTGTGGCGCCGGCTGCGGATCGACCAGATCGTGGGCCGGGTCGGGCAGCCCAAGCGAGGCCGGCGCCGGTACATGACCGCGACCGAGCGGGTGCTGTTCGCCCTGGTCGCCAACCGGGCGCTGGCCCCGTCGTCGAAGCTCGCGGCGGCGGAGTGGATCACGAACGACGTGCACATCGACGGCCTGGCCGAGACCGGCGAACAGCCCTGCTACCGGGCGATGGACTGGCTGCACGAGGTGCAGGACGACTTGGAGAAGCAGGTGTTCGACGAGGTCGCGAACCTGCTGAACCTGGAGGTCGACCTGCTGTTCTTCGATACCACCAGCACCTACTTCGAACTGGAGGAGCCCGACGAGCCCCTCGCCCGCAACGACGCGGGCCGGCGCCTGGACGCCGACGATGTGGACGACAACGAGGCCAGGCAGGCCGGGTTTCGGACCTACGGCAAGTCGAAGGACTCCCGCGACGACCTGCCGCAGATCGTGATCGGCATGGCCGTCACCAGGGACGGCATCCCGGTCCGCTGCTGGTGCTGGCCGGGCAACACCTCCGACCAGACGCTGATCCGGCAGGTCAAGGACGAGATGCGGGACTGGACCCTGTCCAAGATCGTGTGGGTGGCAGACCGCGGTTTCTCCTCCGCCGCCAACCGCCGCTACCTGCGCAAGGGCGACCACGCCTACATCATCGGCGAGAAGCTCCGCTCCGGAAGTCCCGAGGTGCAGGCCGCCCTGTTCCGCCAGGGCCGCTACCAGGACGTCGGCGAGAACATGCGCGTCAAGGAGGTGCGGATATCCGACACCGACCGGTTCGTCATCTGCCACAACCCTGAAGCGGCCGAGCGTGACCGGCACATGCGCGAACAACTCGTCGCCCAGCTGGCCGGCTTGATCGCCGACACCGACAAGCTCAGCGACTTCAAGCGGGGTGAACTACGCGGGAAGATCGCCGACAAGCCCGGCCTGAACCGCTACCTTCGCGCTACCCCGGCCGGCAAGCTCCGCGTCGACCAGGCGAAGATCAAGGCGGAGGAGAACCTCGACGGGAAGTACCTCCTGCGCTGCTCGGACCCCCACCTGAGCGCCGAGGACATCGCGCTGGGCTACAAGCAACTGCTCGAAGTCGAGCGCGGCTGGCGCGACATGAAGCAGATCATCGACCTGCGGCCCGTCTACCACCGCCTCGAAGAACGCATCCGAGCCCACGTCATCCTCTGCTGGCTCGCCCTCCTCCTCATCCGGATCACCGAGACCACCACCGGCAAGACCTGGCCGCACATCCGACGCGAACTCGACCGCCTCCATCTGGGCACCTTCACCGGCCGCACCGGCACGTTCCAGCAGGTCACCACCCTGACCAAGCCTCAGCGCGACCTACTCGCGAAGCTGGACATCCCCGCCCCCAAGCAGGTCGTCTCACTTCAGCCCACACCTCGCTGA
- a CDS encoding ABC transporter ATP-binding protein, whose protein sequence is MLDLVGITKVYRGGKRAVDDMTLNLKPGMLGLLGPNGAGKSSLMRIAATVTRPTSGQLFFHGEDAVARPQALRQALGYLPQDFGVYPNLTSREFLMYLAAAKGLSASSAKARIDELLELVNLTEAVKRPLGKYSGGMLRRVGIAQVLLADPQVIIVDEPTAGLDPEERVRFRNLLSDLAADRVVLLSTHIVSDIESVASDIAVVSNGRLRTRGTPEALLRSADGRVWEVLVDPGSVPLIQSRYTVIRMVRTTEGVRIRLLAQERPYEGAVPLTPDLEDAYLTVIRGASGEEGTPSFGERRLQHKARAV, encoded by the coding sequence GTGCTCGACCTCGTCGGTATCACCAAGGTCTACCGCGGCGGCAAACGCGCCGTCGACGACATGACGTTGAACCTCAAACCCGGCATGTTGGGGCTCCTGGGCCCCAACGGCGCGGGCAAGTCGTCCCTGATGCGCATCGCCGCGACCGTCACCCGGCCGACCAGCGGACAACTCTTCTTCCACGGGGAGGACGCGGTCGCCAGGCCGCAGGCCCTGCGCCAGGCACTCGGCTACCTCCCGCAGGACTTCGGGGTCTACCCCAATCTGACGTCGCGTGAGTTCCTGATGTATCTCGCGGCTGCCAAAGGGCTGTCCGCCAGTTCCGCCAAGGCACGCATTGACGAGCTGCTGGAGCTCGTCAACCTCACCGAAGCCGTGAAGCGCCCGTTGGGGAAGTACTCCGGTGGCATGCTGCGACGGGTCGGCATCGCCCAGGTGCTCCTCGCCGACCCACAGGTGATCATCGTGGACGAGCCCACCGCCGGGCTCGACCCGGAGGAGCGGGTCAGGTTCCGCAATCTGCTCAGCGACCTGGCCGCTGACAGGGTCGTGCTGCTCTCCACCCACATCGTCTCCGACATCGAGTCCGTGGCGTCCGACATCGCGGTCGTCTCGAACGGCCGCCTGCGGACCCGCGGCACCCCCGAGGCCCTGCTGCGCTCGGCCGACGGACGGGTGTGGGAGGTGCTGGTCGATCCCGGCTCCGTACCGCTGATTCAGTCGCGGTACACGGTCATCCGGATGGTGCGTACCACCGAGGGCGTACGGATACGCCTCCTCGCGCAAGAAAGGCCGTATGAGGGAGCGGTGCCACTGACGCCCGACCTGGAGGATGCCTACCTCACCGTCATCCGAGGGGCATCCGGTGAGGAGGGAACGCCGAGCTTCGGCGAGCGGCGGCTGCAGCACAAAGCACGGGCGGTGTGA
- a CDS encoding ATP-binding protein: protein MPEVQPWEYSLYVPNDPRAVTVGRRTLRLILTVHGMTLRADVAELLATELITNAVRHTQGPAALRVRWAGGVLRIGAWDGDPQPPEAMPEPRNPALLEGGRGLAMVRACADGWGWQPLSRFGNRGKCVWCELGTGEPEAIRRAP from the coding sequence ATGCCCGAAGTCCAGCCCTGGGAGTACTCCCTGTACGTCCCGAACGACCCTCGCGCCGTCACCGTCGGCCGCCGCACCCTTCGTCTCATTCTCACCGTGCACGGGATGACGCTCCGCGCCGACGTCGCGGAGCTGCTCGCCACCGAACTGATCACGAACGCGGTTCGGCACACCCAAGGGCCTGCCGCGCTGCGGGTGCGATGGGCCGGTGGGGTGCTCAGGATCGGGGCGTGGGACGGTGATCCCCAACCTCCCGAAGCGATGCCTGAGCCCCGGAACCCGGCGCTCTTGGAAGGTGGGCGGGGGCTTGCCATGGTCCGGGCCTGTGCCGACGGATGGGGGTGGCAGCCGCTCTCCCGCTTCGGGAACCGAGGCAAGTGCGTCTGGTGCGAACTCGGCACCGGTGAGCCCGAGGCGATCAGAAGGGCCCCCTAG
- a CDS encoding histidine kinase, with product MLSLALDIGYFGKPGLSLLWLPFELAALLVVLVRVIRRVPAGRVAVSGALTGAAALLLPLRFTLHEPGSGLKESVFAAALTLFPVVCAAGVGLYLRALENRRIRAVIQARRQQRLEVASDLHDFVAHEVTGIVLEAQAAQLGDLGQQEYREILARIEKAGLRALESMDQTVTALRTADGERGESPSTRLHGLADLAELADRFTTMSTTKVRLSMAEGILGTLSREAEDTAYRVVVESLTNVRRHAARATRVDIVVRPNADHGAVEITVADDAGHGAPTATRQGGGTGLVGLAERVSALGGSLEAGPHDEGWRVMCLLPTTAHP from the coding sequence GTGCTCTCCCTGGCCCTGGACATCGGCTACTTCGGGAAGCCGGGCCTCTCGCTGCTCTGGTTACCCTTCGAACTGGCCGCGCTGCTCGTGGTCCTGGTGCGCGTGATCCGACGGGTACCCGCCGGCCGCGTGGCGGTCTCCGGCGCTCTCACCGGCGCGGCCGCGCTCCTGCTCCCGCTGCGGTTCACCCTCCACGAGCCGGGCTCGGGGCTCAAGGAGTCGGTTTTCGCGGCGGCACTGACCCTCTTTCCCGTAGTCTGCGCTGCGGGCGTAGGGCTCTACCTGCGTGCCCTGGAGAATCGTCGCATCCGCGCCGTCATACAGGCCAGACGCCAGCAGCGACTCGAGGTCGCCAGTGATCTTCACGACTTCGTCGCCCACGAGGTGACCGGCATCGTCCTGGAGGCCCAGGCAGCCCAGCTGGGAGACCTTGGGCAGCAGGAGTATCGCGAGATCCTCGCCCGGATCGAGAAGGCCGGGCTGCGGGCGTTGGAGTCCATGGACCAGACCGTCACCGCGCTGCGCACGGCGGACGGCGAACGTGGCGAGTCGCCGTCCACCCGCCTCCACGGACTGGCGGACCTCGCCGAACTGGCAGACCGCTTCACCACCATGTCCACCACCAAGGTGCGGTTGTCCATGGCGGAAGGCATCCTCGGCACCCTGTCCCGGGAGGCCGAGGACACGGCCTATCGGGTCGTCGTGGAGTCCCTGACCAACGTGCGCCGTCACGCCGCACGTGCGACCCGAGTGGACATCGTCGTCCGACCCAACGCCGATCATGGTGCGGTCGAGATCACCGTGGCCGACGATGCGGGCCATGGCGCGCCCACCGCCACCCGGCAGGGCGGCGGCACAGGACTGGTCGGCCTCGCCGAACGGGTCAGTGCTCTCGGCGGCAGCCTGGAAGCCGGCCCGCATGACGAAGGCTGGCGGGTCATGTGCCTCCTGCCGACGACGGCGCATCCCTGA
- a CDS encoding transposase, protein MARPSRYPLELRRRAVRMVAEVRDGHPNETAALQAVVDKLGIGSRETLRNWVKQHEIDAGTRPGTTTEESAQLKALKKENAELKRANEILKAAASFFAAELDRPHSRS, encoded by the coding sequence ATGGCACGACCCTCCCGTTACCCGCTTGAGCTCCGCCGTCGTGCGGTGCGCATGGTCGCCGAAGTGCGCGACGGCCACCCGAACGAGACGGCCGCCTTGCAGGCAGTCGTGGACAAGCTCGGCATCGGTTCCCGCGAGACACTGCGGAACTGGGTGAAACAGCACGAGATCGACGCGGGGACACGTCCGGGGACAACGACGGAGGAGTCCGCCCAGCTCAAGGCGTTGAAGAAGGAGAACGCCGAGTTGAAGCGGGCCAACGAGATCCTGAAGGCGGCGGCGAGTTTCTTCGCGGCCGAGCTCGACCGGCCACACTCACGCTCGTAG
- a CDS encoding IS3 family transposase (programmed frameshift) encodes MVMKHYPPEFKADAVALYESRPGATIKSVAADLGVNPETLRNWIRAAGAARPRGRRPEGPAVPESSLQAELAAARKKIRELEEERELLRKAAKYFAGGDALVNRFQFVCDHQRRYGVKRLCQVLGIARSSFYYWRRTAPDRAARRAADAQLAARIQTVHRESDGTYGVPRITAELREDGERVNHKRVARLMRTAGIAGTRLRRRHRTTVPDPAAAKAPDLIGRDFTATEPNTRYAGDITYLPLDGGKFLYLATVIDLASRRLAGWALADHMRTELVTDALDAAIRTRGSLAGAVMHSDHGAQYTSRAFAHACSKAGVRQSMSAVGSSADNALAESFNATFKRETLQGRKSWSSEREARLDAFRWLNRYNTRRRHSRLGQRSPIAYETALAATSTTLAQAA; translated from the exons GTGGTCATGAAGCACTACCCGCCTGAGTTCAAGGCGGACGCGGTCGCGCTGTACGAGTCGCGGCCCGGGGCGACGATCAAGTCGGTCGCCGCTGATCTGGGGGTCAACCCGGAGACGCTGAGGAACTGGATCCGGGCGGCCGGTGCCGCCCGTCCCCGTGGCCGCCGCCCGGAGGGTCCGGCGGTGCCGGAGTCTTCGCTTCAGGCAGAGCTCGCCGCCGCGCGGAAGAAGATCCGCGAGCTGGAGGAGGAACGCGAGCTCCTGCGGAAGGCCGCGAAGTATTTCGCCGGGG GAGACGCGCTGGTGAACCGCTTCCAGTTCGTCTGCGACCACCAGCGCCGATACGGCGTGAAGCGGTTGTGCCAGGTCCTGGGCATCGCCCGCTCCAGCTTCTACTACTGGCGCCGGACCGCACCGGACCGGGCGGCCCGCCGGGCGGCCGACGCCCAGCTCGCCGCACGGATCCAAACCGTCCACCGGGAGTCGGACGGCACCTACGGTGTCCCCAGGATCACCGCCGAGCTCCGCGAGGACGGTGAGCGCGTCAACCACAAGCGCGTCGCCCGCCTCATGCGCACTGCCGGTATCGCCGGGACGCGCCTGCGCCGCAGACACCGCACCACGGTCCCGGACCCGGCCGCCGCGAAGGCGCCCGACCTGATCGGCCGGGACTTCACCGCCACGGAGCCGAACACCAGGTATGCCGGCGATATTACGTATCTCCCGCTGGACGGTGGGAAGTTCCTCTATCTCGCCACGGTCATCGACCTCGCCTCGCGCCGCCTGGCCGGATGGGCGCTGGCCGATCACATGCGGACCGAGCTCGTCACCGATGCCCTGGACGCGGCGATACGGACCCGCGGCAGCCTCGCGGGGGCCGTCATGCACAGCGACCACGGGGCGCAATACACCAGTCGGGCCTTCGCCCACGCCTGCTCGAAGGCCGGTGTCCGCCAGTCCATGAGCGCGGTCGGCAGCTCGGCGGACAACGCGCTGGCCGAGTCCTTCAACGCGACGTTCAAGCGGGAAACCCTCCAAGGCCGCAAGAGCTGGTCCAGCGAGCGCGAAGCCCGGCTCGACGCCTTCCGATGGCTGAACCGCTACAACACCCGACGCCGCCACTCACGACTCGGACAACGCAGCCCGATCGCCTACGAGACGGCACTCGCCGCAACATCAACTACGCTGGCTCAAGCCGCATAG
- a CDS encoding DUF5753 domain-containing protein: MPPKRHLTARRVRLGLELRRLREATGMRAREAATLLAADSVQMSQIESGVAGVSAERVRRLAALYACPDEALVEALASMATDRTQGWWEAYRGVLPPVFMDTAEVEHHAAYLREIVVTHVPGLLQTADYARAVYTFMMPGLPENEVDPRVEHRMRRQDNVFGDRATPYETIVHEFALRVRVTDRRGSLAQLRRLLDVTEEGSAVVRVIPVDQDGFAGAGASMLYAGGPVPRLDTVLRDAPTGTAFVSSEADLGQLRTLFRRVANASLGPVASRDLIHRLAKEL, translated from the coding sequence GTGCCGCCCAAGAGGCATCTCACGGCTCGCCGAGTTCGCCTGGGTCTCGAACTGCGCAGGCTACGCGAGGCCACCGGCATGAGAGCCCGGGAAGCCGCGACGCTTCTCGCAGCCGACTCGGTCCAGATGAGCCAGATCGAGTCCGGTGTCGCGGGAGTGAGCGCCGAACGGGTACGTCGCCTCGCCGCCCTATACGCCTGCCCGGACGAGGCGTTGGTCGAGGCACTGGCCTCAATGGCGACCGATCGCACGCAAGGGTGGTGGGAGGCGTACCGGGGTGTGCTACCTCCGGTCTTCATGGACACCGCAGAGGTCGAGCACCATGCGGCCTACCTGCGCGAGATCGTTGTCACGCACGTCCCGGGCCTTCTCCAGACCGCCGACTACGCCCGAGCCGTCTACACGTTCATGATGCCGGGCCTGCCCGAGAACGAGGTGGACCCAAGGGTCGAGCATCGAATGAGGCGCCAGGACAACGTGTTCGGGGACCGGGCCACACCATACGAGACGATCGTCCACGAATTCGCCCTCCGTGTCCGAGTGACCGACCGTCGGGGGAGCCTCGCGCAGCTACGTCGGCTTCTCGACGTGACCGAGGAAGGGAGCGCCGTCGTTCGCGTCATCCCGGTCGACCAGGACGGGTTCGCGGGGGCCGGTGCGTCCATGCTGTACGCGGGTGGGCCCGTACCTCGCCTGGACACGGTACTTCGGGACGCGCCGACCGGCACCGCCTTCGTCAGCTCCGAGGCCGACTTGGGGCAACTTCGCACGCTCTTCCGCAGAGTGGCGAACGCGTCACTCGGTCCCGTGGCGTCACGAGACCTCATCCACCGTCTGGCGAAGGAACTGTGA